In Chelonia mydas isolate rCheMyd1 chromosome 7, rCheMyd1.pri.v2, whole genome shotgun sequence, the sequence AGTATACCTTCAACATTATTGAATATACAGACATAGATTAAGGGGCATTGGCAGTGTCACCACTTGTATTGTCATCATGATAATTTCAGACAAAGTAAGGAAGAGCTgctgacaaacaaacaaacaaacttactCCTCTCCCCACTAAAACAAGAACACAGTCTCATATGAGATCTTATGGGGCTTTCACCATTCAGAAGAACTTTAGAATatccacatattcataaatgacctggaaaaaggggtaaacagtgaggtggcaaaatttgcagatgataaaaaaactactcaagatagctaagtcccaggcagactgtgaagagctacaaaaggatctctcaaaactgggtgactgggcaaacaaaatggcagatgaaattcaaggttgataaatgcaaagtaatgcacgttggaaaacataatcccaactctacatataaaatgatggggtctaaattagctgtgactactcaagaaagagatctgggagtcactgtggatagttttctgaaaacgtCTGCTCAGCGTaaagtgacagtcaaaaaagcaaacagaatgttgggaatcattaggaaagggatagataataagacagaaaatatcatattgcctctatataaatccatgatacgcccacatcttgaatactgtgtgcagatgtggtcgccccatctcaaaaaagatatatcgacttggaaaaggttcagaaaagggcaacaaaaattattaggggtatggaacggctgccatattaGGAAAGATtaatcagactgggacttttcagcttggaaaagagacgactaaagggggatatgatagaggtctataaaatcatggctggtgtggagaaagtaaatgaagtgttatttactccttctcataacacaagaactaggggtcaacaaatgaaactaatatgcagcaggtttaaaaggaagtattttttcacacaacgcacagtcaacctgtggaactccttgccagaggatgttgtgaaggccaagaatataacagaactagatacattaaaaaaagaactagataaattcatggaggataggttcaccaatggttattagccaggatgggcagggatagtgtccctagcctctgtttgccagaagttgggaatgggcaatgggatggatcatttgatgattacctgttctgttcattccctctggggcacctggcattggccactgtcggaagataggatattgggctagatggacctttggtctcacccagtatggccgttcttatgttaaggCTAGGGCACTGAACAGGGGACTAAGTAGACATAGGTTcagttcctggccctgccactggTTTGCTAGGTaatctttgggcaagtcacttcatctccttCAGCCTCACTTTCCCAATCTGTGAAATGGGCATAATGATACTCCACTTGTAAggggctttgagatctatggatgaaaagtgctggatAAGTGTTATTACGGGGCTCAGAACCTCATAGGATTGACCATATATTGTATGATGTTTGGAGGATTAGTAATAAATCATTCGTGCAACTATTTGCACCCtaaaagaaacagatttttacacacacacacacgaattttcttctgatttttttgcTTATCTATTGAGTTgaatccttttcttttacctttaTGATTGTGGGCATACAAAGGTTTGAAATCTCCCTTTAGGACTTTGCGTCAGTGGTACCATTTCACTGACTATTATTTAGAGGGGCTTATGATTTGTCTAGTTATAAAATGAAATTAGGCATGAAAAATCTCACTCTAGGGGGAAATAATGGTTTGGGTCTTGCCATCCTTGCTCAAAGAACATGCAGTCCTTATAGAGgaaaagctcccactgaaagTTGGGCTTAATATTTACCACATTTGAAGTAAAACTGTTGCTGGTCATTATTGAGATGTAAGGTGTGAATTAAAGTATGACTTCATCTAACAGCTCATAACGGCCCATCAGCCAACTAACAAACCCTTTATCAAAATTCCATAACATAAatgtacttaattttaaaatgatgatgaATCTATCCATAAAGCATAGCAGCCAAATCTTCACCAGGCGTTAATAATTGCACCTGCAAAATTTGTGGTTGTATTAATTTGCctgtgcaaaattctgcatttgtgCATATAGAAACACGTGACTAATGCTCAAAATCTGTTCACAAAAATGCCAACTTGCATACAATAAACATGTTTATGTGCCTGAAAATGAATATGCCCACAGTTTTTGAAGATGCTTTTGTGGAAGCCTTTAAAATAGAATATTACATTTGATTTGCATTAAATTACAGAGACGGAATTATTTCCCTGTTGCTACCATTCTGTTTCATATACACTTACCGGTTTAAGATAGGCGACATTACTCTGACGAATGTCATTTAAGAGCTTTTCTCTTGGGGTTATCTCAACCAGAGGAGGTGGTCGTTTTTTTGGAACTGGTTTGAGAGTCTTGATCACATCTTTGAGACTTGTTTTTTCAGCTGGTTCTACGTATTCTGGTATAGTGGGCTTGCGCTGAGTTCTCTTGAGTTTGACCATTTTGAAGGAGGCAGGTTCCTCACTGCTCTTTTCTTCTGGGGCTGGCTTTCTTGCATGTTCATTTTTCCTGCTCATGGGCATAGTTTTAGGGACAGGTGGAGGCTTGGGGGCTTGTATTGAGCTATACATCCTTGAATCAGGCATTGGTCCCCCTAGCATTTCCCAAATCCCAGGAGGCAACCCTAGTCCATTTTCTAACATGGCTATTAACTCTCTCTGCTCTTTTAATTGCTGCTGTTTTTGCTCCTCCTGCCTTTTTTGTCTTTGTCTGTCAAGGTTTCTGCTGAGCAGATTGGTAACAACCATCCTGGGGCCTGGAAGTTCAAAGTGATAGCCCATCTTCAGCAGCTTAGGGTTGGCTTTCAGAAGCCTGGCAATTTCCATTTCAGCTTGATGGCCCAACATGTTCCTCTGATTGTGAAAACGCAGTTCAGTTAACGTCTCATTATACTGCAGACATCTCATGATTGCAACAATTCCCTTGCCTGAGATAAAATTTGAATCAATATTTAGAGTAGTGATGCTCCTGTTTTCACGTAACATGTTGGCCACAGCAAAAGCTACGTTGTCATCAGCTCCCACATTGGCTAAACTAAATGTTTTTACATGCTTATTTTTTTTCATGGCGTTCACAAAGTCCACCAGCATTTCCTTTGGGATGTTTTCAATGTTGTTCAGATTGAGTTCCTTCACATCTGGATCGTTTTTCCGGACCTTCTGCAAGTTCTCATCTAAATTGGTTTGGTTTCCTGAAGGTCTTGCACTTAACTTAATAAAGCTAGTATCTATAGCTAACTTCTTTGGAATTTGTAGTTTTGATACtttcttttcattgttttcttggTTTTCTGGATTTCCCCCTGATTTTGTACATGGCTTCTTAGTTACCTGATCACTGTTGATGTTTTCATCTCCATATGGCTTCTTCATTCTTgattcttcatcatcatcatcatcatcctcctcctcctcctcctcgttgtcgtcgtcgtcgtcgtcctcctcctcctcctcctcctcctcatcttctgtCTCTTTATAGCTTCTCTCTTCATTTGTTTCTCCTGATTGTTGTGCTGAACCAGGTTTGGCCTGTTCGACATGTTCGTTTTTGTAATATGTTTCTTTTCTGTCTGCTTCTGTAGTATCTTCTGCCATTTTTTTCTTAGCAATATCGTCCATATCCCCAGCATTTTCTTCAAACTTCTCTGCAATGTTTCTCTAAAGAAGACAAAATGGTAATagctgaaataatttaaaatggtttTGTTACATTAATTATGCgctgaaataaaaatatagcGAACGGCTTTAATGTATCTCTGTTTTTCCTCACATTATATTCTAGAGAAtgctttttgaaaaaagaaagtgTTCATAGTACTTCTGGCCTAAATGTGAATGAACGATAATTCCTTACTTAAATACTGTTATACAGCAATCTCTCATATAAACTTTCCAAGAATGCCAATAACTTCTTTCACATTCCTGATCAAAAGTCTATTGATGTCGAGAGAAATCTTTCTATTTACATCAATGGTAGATCAGCCCTAATTTTCTCTGATATAAAATGTGTTGTCCATCGCATTTCTAGGAGACCTTTGTTTTTCATGTAGCAAAAAACCGGAGATACATTTCTAGATATTGGCTCTGTGGCTCAGTCTAATTAAGACCAAAGAGGAGAATGTCATAGTAACGGGTAGAACTGTTGGTGTCCAAGCCTTAGGAGTTTGGGCTTCTGTGTAAAGCATTAGTATTAAGGGGGCACCACTGGGGACGTAGGTGAATATTAATTCAATTGCTTTTGTGTTCTGCGATGGGAACGTGGTTTCTGAACACTGCTTGATGGAAGGACTGTGCTTTTAGCATCAGTAATGACATCATATTGGCCGCTGCTCAGTTCCTGCCAGGAAGTGTAGCCACTTTCCCTGAAGGTCTATTTCATGTACAATTTAGTTTTCTTGCCCCTCTCTCATGATGGGTAAGAACTGGATTTTACTACTCAGGACCCATTTCACTTTGTCTGCAGCTTGCTATTAGTAAGCAACTAGACAGAAGGCCTGATCTTAGAGTCCACGTACAGCttaaaactcccatggactctAGTGAgagtttatatataaataaggAGTGCACAATCAGGCCCTTTGAAAGTACAAAAGTAAGGGATgcagatggtggtggtggtcctGCCCCACTGAGATCAGGATTGGGACCACAGTGACACTTAACCGCACTTCTCCTTTGTACCAGTGGAGGTTGCTATTTGTCAAGTTCTGAAGTGACAAAGTAGGGGAtgctgaaatataaataaatcatatCTGTTTGCTGTATTAATGAAACCCTTGGAGTTTTTGTATGGATTTAACTTGACACGGAGGTGGGAATGAACCACACAACCCCCACCTTTGGAATAGttcaaatctggatccaaactgtgcaactcaggcccatctctacttTGTACAATAGAGGTTAAAGAAACCCCAACAACTTTCAACATCCCAAAGTATAAAAGGAAACACATTTATATACAAACCTCTTAAAGGCCAAGAATGATCAAGCGACAGCTTATCTTCTTTGTAAACAGCTAGTGGGACAAACTTTTACTGGAATTCAGGGATATACAGTACTGACGTACTAGAATACAACCATATTATATAAGGTTGGACTGATGGTAAAAAGTCATACTGTGTTTCTCCcttgagtcatttaaaattcCTACACGTCCTAATCCTGATGTATTTCCACAGGCACATCTCCCCTTGTATTCAGTGAGAGTTTGGCCTGCATAAAGactctggccccaattcagcaaagcatttaagtacatgcttaactttaagtcaatgggacttaggaatgtgcttaagtgcattgctgaataGGGCTGGACTCTTGAATCAGAGCCCACAAAAAGACATACAActggatccccagctggtgtaaatcagcacagttccaTTAATATGGCTGATTTACATTTACTGAGTATTTGGCCCATGAAGTTTGGGCTCATAGTCACTAGTGACTTTAACTCAGTCAAAAAGACAGACATTTTCAATGTGACATTAAGTTCTATTAatgattactattattattattatcatcatttaaTTTTAGAGTTTATTAAGCCCTTCTAATTATATTAAGGTTATATGGGAAATCACGCTAGCCAATATTTATATTCTTATATATATTATGGAGAAATAAAAAGCTTGACTTCTATTTTGTGATTTGCTTTTATATGGTCTTTTTTCAATCAGAGGTTTTgatgaaataaaaatgtcatttttttacatttgaaaatgtagttaaCAATTTAGGGCAAAAAGTAAAAATCTTTTACTGGGGTAATCTTTCAAGTCAGATCCTATAGTTatagaaaattttgaaacaagaTTTGACTGAGTTTAAATTCATACACTATACTGTGCTTTAATTTGCAGAAGGAACTGACAGAGAGGAAGACAAAAGCATCAAACCTATTATTATGAAGGCCCTGATCTTTGGCAATATACTGTTGCAATAAGTCTTATAGCAGATGCATAATAAACAGTTGTGATTCTCGCTTATTACCTCAGATGGCAAGAGGTTGACGGGAACTCTCTCGTCCTCTAGCATGCGTCTTGATGCCTTCTGCCAATACAGGTAATCAACAAGAGATCTGTGGTCAAAGTTTCCTGTTGGAGGTTTTTCAGTCTGATCTTTCTGTATCATTCCAACTGGGACTCTTGGGTCTGGAGCCATGACTTCCATTTCACACTGGAGCTCCCTCAGCTCTTCAGGGGATAAGTTTCCTAAGATTTCATCTTCATCAATGTCCTCGATTCTGACTTCCCGCTCAGAATTTTGGCTGAattcagacatttttttaaacctgaagAAAACAATTTATACAACGCTGTGCTACTAACAGTATTACACACTGTTAAATCCCCGCATTCGTGTTTTTGTCATGACCTGTGGCAGTGCTTGATCTCAATCTGTGAGAGAGACAGTGGGACTGAAGCTTTTTCTAAGTCTATATTAAGCTGCTGCACTTGGCTGGATCAAGAGAATTTATGGAGATGTTGCCATGCTCCGTTTTCAGCAACTTGTCAGCTGTGCAAACCCTTCTGACATTTCAGTACAGCTGGTATGTCTCTGATTGAGTAATAGAGAAGACGATAGTTTTCTAGAGGATTCCCTTCAGAGGATGACTTTTAAATCTCATCATATTGACGAATCTGCTATATATACAGGATGGAATTCACATTTGTGCAGAGAACCAACACACAAGTTTtcttggaactggaaaaggttcagagtaGGGCAACAAAGACAATCAAAGGTATGGAAGTGCTCCCGTACGACAAgaaactaaaaagattaggggtcttcagtttagaaaagaggcaACGAAGAGGGGCTATGATAGAAGTCTATCAAATCgtgtagtgtggagaaagtgaatagagaagtgttatttatcttttcacacaatacaaaaaacaagtgtctcaatgaaattaatagacagtgGGTTTAATACAAACtagaggaagtattttttcacagaacGCACAActaaccagtggaactcattgtcgTGGGATattgtgatggccaaaaatataattgggttcaaaaaaataactggataatttcatggaggataggttcatcaagaTCAACCCCATGCTTAGGGCAACGCtgaacctctgactaccagaagccaggagtggaagacggggatggatcactccaaaaATGTCCTGTTCTGTACACTTCCCCTGAAGTTCTGGTAcaggccactgctggagacagcaaACTGGACAAGATGgactgtggtctgacccagtatggcagttcttatgcaTAATTTATGTCTCGCTGAAGGCTCAGCACAGGGTTTAGGTGTT encodes:
- the LMOD3 gene encoding leiomodin-3; this encodes MSEFSQNSEREVRIEDIDEDEILGNLSPEELRELQCEMEVMAPDPRVPVGMIQKDQTEKPPTGNFDHRSLVDYLYWQKASRRMLEDERVPVNLLPSERNIAEKFEENAGDMDDIAKKKMAEDTTEADRKETYYKNEHVEQAKPGSAQQSGETNEERSYKETEDEEEEEEEEDDDDDDNEEEEEEDDDDDDEESRMKKPYGDENINSDQVTKKPCTKSGGNPENQENNEKKVSKLQIPKKLAIDTSFIKLSARPSGNQTNLDENLQKVRKNDPDVKELNLNNIENIPKEMLVDFVNAMKKNKHVKTFSLANVGADDNVAFAVANMLRENRSITTLNIDSNFISGKGIVAIMRCLQYNETLTELRFHNQRNMLGHQAEMEIARLLKANPKLLKMGYHFELPGPRMVVTNLLSRNLDRQRQKRQEEQKQQQLKEQRELIAMLENGLGLPPGIWEMLGGPMPDSRMYSSIQAPKPPPVPKTMPMSRKNEHARKPAPEEKSSEEPASFKMVKLKRTQRKPTIPEYVEPAEKTSLKDVIKTLKPVPKKRPPPLVEITPREKLLNDIRQSNVAYLKPVPVPKELE